In Phaeobacter piscinae, one genomic interval encodes:
- the rsmH gene encoding 16S rRNA (cytosine(1402)-N(4))-methyltransferase RsmH — MTTDRPTSTGPHVPVLLRPLLKAVAPVTGRWLDGTFGAGGYSRGLLEAGADHVIGVDRDPLAFEMADGWIGDYAGRLSLQQGVFSRMDDYAQDLDGVVLDLGVSSMQLDLAERGFSFMRDGPLDMRMSQDGPSAADLVAELDEAALADILFLFGEERASRRIARAIVKARTEAPITTTLQLAGIIEGCLPRSKPGQSHPATRSFQGLRIAVNAEYEELFEGLLAAERALKPGGLLAVVTFHSIEDRMVKRFFQHRAGKTGRANRYAPEVEETPSQFTLVTRKAVGPDDDELAENPRSRSARLRVGRRTEAAPIAISAKDIGMPQLKQAQGRNKRS, encoded by the coding sequence ATGACAACGGACCGCCCAACCTCAACCGGTCCTCACGTACCGGTTCTTCTGCGTCCGCTGCTGAAAGCGGTGGCGCCGGTCACCGGGCGCTGGCTTGATGGCACCTTTGGGGCCGGGGGCTATAGCCGTGGCCTGCTGGAGGCGGGCGCGGATCATGTCATTGGCGTCGACCGCGATCCGCTGGCCTTTGAAATGGCCGACGGCTGGATCGGCGACTATGCTGGCCGTCTGAGCCTGCAACAGGGAGTGTTCTCCCGCATGGACGACTATGCGCAGGATCTTGATGGCGTTGTGCTGGACCTTGGCGTCTCCTCCATGCAGCTGGATCTGGCCGAACGCGGCTTTTCCTTTATGCGCGACGGGCCGCTGGATATGCGGATGTCGCAGGATGGCCCCTCGGCAGCTGATCTGGTTGCGGAGCTGGATGAGGCCGCCTTGGCCGATATCCTGTTCCTCTTTGGGGAAGAACGCGCCAGCCGCCGTATCGCCCGCGCCATCGTGAAGGCCCGGACCGAAGCGCCGATCACCACCACGCTGCAACTGGCTGGCATTATCGAAGGCTGCCTGCCGCGCTCCAAACCCGGCCAGTCACATCCTGCCACCCGCAGCTTTCAGGGGCTGCGCATTGCGGTGAACGCCGAATACGAGGAGCTGTTCGAGGGGCTTCTGGCCGCTGAGCGCGCGCTGAAACCCGGCGGATTGCTGGCGGTTGTGACGTTTCATTCGATCGAGGACCGCATGGTCAAACGCTTTTTCCAGCATCGCGCCGGCAAGACCGGCCGTGCCAACCGCTACGCGCCCGAGGTGGAGGAGACCCCCTCGCAGTTCACACTGGTCACCCGCAAGGCGGTGGGCCCCGATGATGACGAACTGGCCGAAAACCCGCGCTCCCGCTCTGCACGCTTGCGGGTCGGACGCCGCACCGAGGCCGCGCCGATTGCCATCAGCGCCAAGGACATCGGCATGCCCCAGCTGAAGCAGGCGCAGGGGAGAAACAAACGCTCATGA
- the mraZ gene encoding division/cell wall cluster transcriptional repressor MraZ, producing MDTKGRVSIPASFRRVLEAGDPNWQSGSNPELVIVYGDHRRNFLECYTMEAIAEVDAKIDALPRGSMPRKMLQRMFHGQSFPTTVDETGRLVLPAKLRNKIDLEAEAFFIAAGDTFQIWKPETYEEEELAKSEEWMDDLPEDFDPMELLDGAGGA from the coding sequence GTGGATACAAAGGGGCGGGTCTCGATTCCGGCCTCCTTTCGCCGTGTTCTGGAAGCGGGCGATCCCAACTGGCAATCCGGCAGCAACCCCGAACTGGTGATCGTCTACGGTGATCATCGTCGCAATTTTCTCGAATGTTACACGATGGAGGCGATCGCGGAAGTCGACGCCAAAATTGATGCCTTGCCGCGAGGCTCAATGCCGCGCAAAATGTTGCAGCGCATGTTCCACGGTCAGTCCTTCCCGACCACCGTTGATGAAACTGGGCGCCTGGTGCTGCCTGCCAAGCTGCGCAACAAGATTGATCTGGAGGCCGAAGCCTTCTTTATCGCGGCCGGCGATACATTCCAGATCTGGAAGCCTGAAACCTATGAAGAGGAAGAGCTGGCGAAATCTGAGGAGTGGATGGATGATCTGCCCGAGGATTTCGACCCGATGGAACTCCTCGACGGCGCCGGAGGCGCTTGA
- a CDS encoding Mrp/NBP35 family ATP-binding protein, whose amino-acid sequence MTPTQEEIRDALARLQLPDGGTLVSRDMLRAVMVDGGRVSFVIEAPNPQIAAQMEPLRRAAEATVLALPGVDSVSAALTAHADAAAKPAPTLKLGGHPKPQQGPLKPSGVKRILAVGSGKGGVGKSTVSANLAVALTRQGRKVGLLDADIYGPSQPRMMGASGRPASPDGKIIEPLHAHGVTLMSIGFMVDEAKAVVWRGPMLMGALQQMLGQVNWGELDVLIVDLPPGTGDVQLTLCTKAELSGAIVVSTPQDVALLDARKALDMFNTLKTPVLGLIENMSFFACPDCGGEHHIFGHGGVAAEAERLGVPLLGALPIDLETRLAGDNGTPIAAGDGVMAQAYAKMAEGLIRGGMA is encoded by the coding sequence ATGACCCCCACCCAGGAAGAGATTCGCGACGCCCTTGCGCGGCTGCAGCTGCCCGATGGCGGCACGCTGGTCTCACGTGACATGCTGCGCGCGGTGATGGTTGATGGCGGGCGCGTCAGTTTCGTGATCGAGGCCCCCAATCCGCAGATCGCCGCCCAGATGGAGCCGCTGCGCCGCGCTGCCGAGGCCACTGTTCTGGCCTTGCCGGGGGTGGACAGCGTGTCCGCTGCACTGACCGCTCATGCGGACGCGGCCGCCAAACCGGCGCCGACCCTGAAACTGGGCGGTCATCCCAAACCGCAGCAGGGGCCGCTGAAACCCAGTGGTGTCAAACGCATTCTTGCGGTTGGTTCGGGCAAGGGCGGCGTGGGCAAATCCACCGTCAGCGCCAATCTCGCCGTGGCTCTGACGCGGCAGGGCCGCAAGGTGGGGTTGCTGGATGCGGATATATATGGACCGAGCCAGCCGCGCATGATGGGCGCCAGTGGCCGCCCCGCCAGCCCGGATGGCAAAATCATTGAACCGCTGCACGCCCATGGCGTCACCTTGATGTCCATCGGCTTCATGGTGGATGAGGCCAAGGCCGTGGTCTGGCGCGGCCCGATGCTGATGGGCGCGTTGCAGCAGATGCTGGGGCAGGTGAACTGGGGTGAACTCGACGTGCTGATCGTGGACCTGCCGCCCGGCACCGGCGATGTGCAGCTGACCCTCTGCACGAAGGCGGAGTTGTCCGGCGCCATCGTGGTTTCCACGCCGCAAGATGTGGCGCTCCTCGATGCGCGCAAAGCGCTCGACATGTTCAACACCCTAAAGACCCCCGTGCTGGGCCTGATTGAGAATATGTCCTTCTTCGCCTGCCCGGACTGCGGTGGCGAGCATCACATCTTTGGCCATGGTGGGGTCGCTGCGGAAGCGGAGCGCCTTGGCGTGCCGCTGTTGGGCGCGCTGCCGATTGATCTTGAAACCCGGTTGGCAGGCGATAATGGCACGCCGATTGCGGCCGGTGACGGCGTGATGGCGCAGGCCTACGCCAAAATGGCCGAAGGGCTGATCCGCGGCGGTATGGCCTGA
- the ftsL gene encoding cell division protein FtsL has translation MKTLLYIATCLAVFGLAFWAYRENYTTQQVLKETRSLQRQIGASQVRLSVLRAEWAYLNRPDRLRELAELNFDRLSLLPLRPEQFGRVDEVAYPPQEDERLDFTNGVEVSSLGTNGQTATGTQP, from the coding sequence ATGAAGACGCTGCTTTATATCGCCACCTGTCTGGCTGTCTTTGGGTTGGCGTTCTGGGCTTACCGCGAGAATTACACCACTCAGCAGGTGCTGAAGGAGACCCGCAGCCTGCAACGCCAGATCGGTGCCTCCCAGGTCCGGCTGAGTGTGTTGCGCGCCGAATGGGCCTATCTCAACCGCCCGGATCGCCTGCGCGAACTGGCGGAGCTGAACTTTGATCGCCTCAGCCTGCTGCCGCTGCGCCCGGAACAATTTGGCCGCGTGGATGAGGTCGCCTATCCCCCGCAAGAGGATGAGCGGCTGGATTTCACCAACGGGGTTGAGGTTTCCTCGCTTGGGACCAATGGCCAGACCGCCACGGGGACGCAGCCATGA